A region from the Lolium perenne isolate Kyuss_39 chromosome 4, Kyuss_2.0, whole genome shotgun sequence genome encodes:
- the LOC127295683 gene encoding putative zinc finger CCCH domain-containing protein 21 has product MQELVRQITERKVDPALGLLVGRSQRALYKAGQSSHFDQPLKVSNRNDFLCFPPISKPRRTTATPSLGSPAQAMEGELGLLGHHSPAGSSCVSYEVFGSPIPASPRAKLLLDSSPSSCVSDDRSKGGRPSSPTRMGKALDSPASCVSDGRYVSPLRVSAEQEREAREAEMLLRAIAERYDDCFLRLRDATAEVAELRLERLHLREENVQLSLLLEELEATQGNLAYAAAPAPPPNPAEEAAARGGPPKSISIRSKCYLSQMKQPQGEAEAQRLRVRPPPPIEEAAEDEAQGDGEVEVEAYRQGTHKTELCNKWEQGACPYTDRCRFAHGLQEMRPVIRHPRYKTLPCQMFVAASGCPYGHRCHFRHSSAPAMESY; this is encoded by the exons ATGCAGGAGCTTGTACGTCAGATAACGGAGAGAAAAGTCGATCCTGCCCTTGGTCTTTTGGTGGGAAGAAGCCAACGGGCTCTATATAAGGCGGGCCAATCAAGTCACTTTGACCAGCCTCTCAAAGTCTCAAACCGCAACGACTTCCTCTGCTTCCCTCCAATTTCCAAACCCCGACGGACGACGGCGACGCCAAG CTTGGGCTCTCCAGCGCAGGCCATGGAGGGGGAGCTCGGCCTGCTCGGGCACCACTCGCCGGCGGGGTCGTCCTGCGTCTCCTACGAGGTCTTCGGGTCGCCGATTCCTGCCTCGCCGCGGGCGAAGCTGCTCCTCGACTCCTCTCCCTCGTCGTGCGTCTCCGACGACCGCAGCAAGGGAGGTCGACCCAGCTCGCCCACACGGATGGGGAAGGCGCTCGACTCGcccgcgtcctgcgtctccgaCGGCCGCTACGTCTCGCCGCTGCGCGTGTCAGCGGAGCAGGAGCGCGAGGCGCGCGAGGCCGAGATGCTCCTGCGCGCGATCGCCGAGCGCTACGACGACTGCTTCCTGCGCCTGCGCGACGCCACGGCCGAGGTCGCTGAGCTCCGCCTCGAGCGCCTCCATCTCCGAGAGGAGAACGTGCAGCTCTCCCTCCTCCTCGAGGAGCTCGAGGCCACTCAGGGGAACCTGGCGTACGCGGCGGCGCCGGCACCACCACCGAATCcggcggaggaggcagcagcGCGCGGCGGCCCGCCCAAGAGCATCTCGATACGATCCAAGTGCTACCTCTCGCAGATGAAGCAGCCGCAGGGCGAGGCAGAGGCGCAGCGCCTCCGTGTTCGCCCACCTCCACCGATTGAG GAGGCAGCGGAGGACGAGGCGCAGGGTGATGGGGAAGTGGAGGTGGAGGCGTACAGGCAGGGCACGCACAAGACGGAGCTGTGCAACAAGTGGGAGCAAGGCGCCTGCCCCTACACCGACCGGTGCCGGTTCGCGCACGGCCTGCAGGAGATGCGCCCCGTCATCCGCCACCCGCGCTACAAGACCCTCCCCTGCCAGATGTTCGTCGCCGCCTCCGGTTGCCCCTACGGCCACCGCTGCCACTTCCGCCACTCCTCAGCGCCCGCCATGGAGTCCTACTAG
- the LOC127295682 gene encoding pentatricopeptide repeat-containing protein At5g50990-like — protein sequence MLRNSLQKPICTMPYTNCLKKHPTRLVFPYANAIIRASLEKGSPQKSLMDYRTMLHFTAFCPDHRTYALLLRACSKCSDIYAAMQIHSHLTKTGLSKQDIIAPLLRLYIDHDRMTEARELFLPMLEWSTDPFHGNLMLTGFLKGGQLDKAYQIFKRMPVKDLVSWNSMIAGAVRSSHLKDAMNLFSRLVNSALVPDGFSFSSVLSACARAGARSYGVWVHQLMDELGVEKNHILVSALIDMYAKCGRIDVSVDIFNTVKRNHVSTWNTMIGSLAAHGLGSNVVILFHRMEHAGVVPDGVTFVALLAACSHCGMVEEARQYFEAMTMKYHITPKVEHYGAMVDTLSRAGLLDEAYNLVSSMAVKPDAVIWRALLSACRRYHQTKFGDVTIEQIACQGSGDYTLLSNIYSSINRWDDSEEVWKERKKRKVRKIKGLSWVELGGSTHEFKAGDRSHPDSDDIYRVLHGLSEKAKVEGYTPSIELVTKDVSPEEREENLSFHSEKLAVAYSVLKTGPGTEIFVSKNLQTCGDCHEWIKIISKVLCRVIIMRDRVRFHRFESGCCSCKDYW from the exons ATGCTCAG GAATTCACTTCAGAAGCCCATTTGCACTATGCCCTACACAAACTGTTTGAAGAAACATCCCACGAGACTCGTCTTTCCATATGCAAATGCCATCATCCGGGCATCTTTGGAGAAAGGCTCCCCACAGAAGTCACTGATGGACTATAGAACTATGCTCCATTTTACCGCATTCTGCCCTGATCACAGAACCTATGCTCTCCTCCTCAGGGCTTGTTCGAAATGTTCAGACATCTATGCTGCCATGCAAATTCATTCACATCTCACTAAAACTGGGTTAAGTAAGCAAGATATTATTGCTCCACTTTTGAGGTTGTATATTGATCATGATCGCATGACGGAAGCACGCGAGCTATTTTTGCCCATGCTTGAGTGGAGTACTGATCCTTTCCATGGTAATCTGATGCTCACGGGATTCTTGAAGGGTGGACAGCTAGACAAGGCATATCAGATTTTCAAGAGGATGCCTGTCAAGGACCTGGTCTCATGGAATTCAATGATTGCGGGTGCAGTAAGGAGCTCCCACCTAAAAGATGCAATGAATCTTTTCAGCAGATTGGTCAATTCTGCCCTTGTCCCTGACGGTTTCTCATTCTCTTCAGTCCTGTCAGCTTGTGCTCGAGCTGGTGCCCGCTCTTATGGTGTGTGGGTTCATCAGCTGATGGATGAACTGGGGGTGGAAAAGAATCACATTTTAGTGTCAGCACTGATTGATATGTATGCTAAATGTGGAAGGATTGATGTATCAGTTGACATATTCAACACAGTTAAGAGAAACCACGTGTCCACATGGAATACAATGATTGGTAGCTTGGCAGCTCATGGTCTTGGATCCAATGTGGTGATACTGTTCCACAGGATGGAACATGCAGGTGTGGTTCCTGATGGGGTTACATTCGTTGCACTATTGGCAGCATGCAGCCATTGTGGCATGGTTGAAGAGGCTCGTCAATACTTTGAAGCAATGACTATGAAGTATCATATCACTCCAAAGGTTGAACACTATGGTGCAATGGTGGATACATTGTCACGAGCTGGGCTGCTGGATGAAGCATACAACTTGGTGAGCTCAATGGCCGTGAAACCTGATGCTGTGATATGGAGGGCATTGCTTAGTGCTTGCCGTAGGTATCATCAAACCAAATTTGGTGATGTTACTATTGAACAGATAGCATGCCAGGGCAGTGGTGATTATACCCTTCTTTCAAATATCTACTCATCAATAAACAGGTGGGATGATTCAGAGGAAGTATGGAAAGAGAGGAAGAAAAGGAAAGTACGGAAGATAAAGGGCTTGAGTTGGGTTGAATTAGGGGGAAGCACCCATGAATTCAAAGCTGGGGACCGGTCCCATCCTGATTCTGATGATATTTACCGAGTGCTGCATGGTTTATCAGAAAAAGCGAAGGTTGAAGGCTATACTCCATCCATTGAGTTAGTAACAAAAGATGTCTCTCCggaggaaagagaagaaaacctcAGCTTCCACAGTGAGAAGCTTGCAGTAGCTTATAGTGTCCTTAAGACTGGTCCAGGGACAGAAATATTTGTGTCAAAAAATCTGCAGACATGCGGTGACTGTCATGAATGGATCAAAATAATCTCGAAGGTGCTTTGTCGTGTTATAATTATGAGGGATAGGGTCCGATTTCACCGCTTTGAAAGTGGGTGCTGCTCCTGTAAAGATTACTGGTGA
- the LOC127295684 gene encoding exonuclease DPD1, chloroplastic/mitochondrial has translation MSLYSICCGNFHQLRNSIGQSCSIRFLKYSSRIMSENVLQNRRYKTRPFSTSVLVRSTRKACKQSFSNNRHLHGGSVESSIDVFKQSDLHHLKPLQCYDIQEKVSGGKTEYPATILVFDIETTGFSRRGDRVIEFAARDLAGGKNSTFQTLINPEREIRNTAVHGISTSMIRGSDVPRFGEFIPILLQYVWSRQVAGKPIVWVAHNGKSFDVPFLIFEFERCKQEMPGDWLFVDTLPIARQLVESNGQKITSASMSALIERYKIPVDGDAHRAMRDVTALCYVLQKLTFELKLTVPQLLEKSVRMSDIATTPAKK, from the exons ATGTCTTTATATTCTATTTGCTGTGGTAACTTCCATCAACTAAGAAACTCAATAGGACAGAGTTGTAGTATCAGATTTCTCAAGTATAGCAGCAGAATAATGTCTGAAAATGTACTTCAAAATAGAAGATATAAAACTAGACCTTTTAGTACATCAGTACTAGTGAGGAGCACAAGAAAAGCATGCAAGCAATCCTTCAGCAATAACCGCCATTTACACGGTGGATCAGTTGAATCATCGATTGATGTGTTCAAGCAGTCTGATCTGCACCACCTGAAACCACTTCAGTGCTACGATATTCAGGAAAAGGTTTCTGGAGGCAAGACTGAGTACCCTGCAACTATCCTTGTTTTTGATATTGAAACTACTGGTTTCTCACGCCGTGGTGATAGAGTTATTGAGTTTGCTGCACGTGATCTTGCGGGTGGAAAGAATAGCACTTTCCAGACCCTAATAAACCCTGAGAGGGAGATAAGAAACACAGCTGTTCATGGTATTAGCACCAGCATGATCCGCGGATCTGATGTCCCAAG ATTTGGGGAGTTTATACCCATTCTACTACAATATGTTTGGAGTCGTCAAGTGGCTGGTAAACCAATTGTGTGGGTTGCTCATAACGGGAAAAGCTTTGATGTCCCCTTTCTTATCTTTGAGTTCGAACGGTGTAAACAGGAGATGCCTGGTGACTGGCTGTTTGTAGATACACTTCCTATTGCAAGACAGTTAGTTGAATCTAATG GGCAAAAAATCACCTCTGCGTCGATGAGTGCTCTGATAGAGCGCTACAAGATCCCAGTTGATGGCGACGCGCACCGTGCGATGCGGGATGTGACCGCCCTATGTTATGTGCTCCAGAAGCTGACTTTCGAGTTGAAGCTAACGGTTCCCCAACTCCTCGAGAAGTCAGTCCGGATGTCTGATATTGCAACAACACCCGCCAAAAAATGA